In one Lycium barbarum isolate Lr01 chromosome 7, ASM1917538v2, whole genome shotgun sequence genomic region, the following are encoded:
- the LOC132601555 gene encoding uncharacterized protein LOC132601555 — translation MVLCCKTLYEAVPAFILWHLWKGRNTRRHGGSITVNKVIYEINRGILLLAQSLFLGMKQFPKRRPFFVQYLENQRKTVVHKEVTWLPPEKGKYKCNTDGASRGNPGPSSAAFCIRDHNGDLVYVAGKILEDTTNVIAEAVAIEYGIQYCVDHQLLPLIVETDSLTMQKILD, via the exons ATGGTATTGTGTTGTAAG ACCTTATATGAAGCAGTTCCAGCCTTCATTTTGTGGCATCTGTGGAAGGGTAGAAATACAAGGAGGCATGGAGGTTCTATCACTGTGAACAAGGTTATATATGAGATCAATAGAGGTATATTGTTATTGGCACAAAGCCTATTTCTTGGCATGAAGCAGTTTCCAAAAAGGCGGCCTTTCTTTGTGCAATATTTAGAAAACCAGAGAAAGACAGTTGTTCACAAGGAAGTAACATGGTTACCACCAGAAAAGGGGAAATACAAGTGCAATACAGATGGTGCCTCAAGGGGTAATCCAGGTCCAAGTTCAGCAGCTTTCTGTATTAGAGATCATAATGGAGATTTAGTGTATGTAGCAGGGAAAATATTGGAGGATACTACTAATGTAATAGCTGAAGCAGTTGCAATTGAATATGGCATACAATATTGTGTAGATCATCAGCTATTACCTTTGATAGTAGAAACTGACTCTTTAACTATGCAGAAGATATTAGATTGA